In Macrobrachium rosenbergii isolate ZJJX-2024 chromosome 19, ASM4041242v1, whole genome shotgun sequence, the following are encoded in one genomic region:
- the LOC136848429 gene encoding trypsin-3-like, with translation MRLPLAHSLTVSAGVFLAVLQSAQGSSIVNATYCNCRGYRCGTPNPVGRVVGGRVTTRGRYPWLASLYYRGKIYCGATLVNDRFLVSAAHCVKNVNKDKVEVFLGSHNRSDTAEISRRVHKVKEWWTPDDYYPKGYVNDIGVIELNEPAKINRYIRPVCLPSEDRSYAGEFGIVLGWGRQSEGGEHSDVVRKIKVPILSNEECKNTKHIPGDIADTMMCAGYDAGKIDSCGGDSGGPLLHVRSGGSQIDIVGVVSWGEGCARAGYPGVYTRIQSFRNFIDSRISSGCFCPP, from the exons ATGCGTCTACCGCTGGCCCACTCTCTAACTGTCAGCGCTGGTGTGTTTTTGGCTGTTCTGCAATCTGCACAG GGTTCCAGCATCGTCAATGCGACGTACTGCAACTGTCGGGGATACC GGTGTGGCACACCAAACCCGGTGGGGCGCGTTGTAGGCGGAAGGGTGACAACGAGGGGCAGGTACCCCTGGCTGGCGTCCCTCTACTACCGAGGGAAAATCTACTGCGGCGCCACCCTCGTCAACGACAGGTTCCTCGTGTCAGCGGCCCACTGCGTCAAGAA CGTCAACAAAGACAAGGTGGAGGTCTTCTTGGGAAGTCACAACAGGAGCGACACAGCAGAGATTTCGAGGCGCGTTCACAAGGTGAAAGAATGGTGGACGCCAGACGACTATTACCCGAAAGGTTACGTCAATGACATTGGCGTCATCGAGTTGAACGAGCCCGCCAAGATCAACAGATACATCAGGCCAGTCTGCCTGCCTTCCGAAG ATAGATCGTATGCGGGCGAATTCGGCATTGTCCTCGGCTGGGGTCGTCAGTCCGAGGGTGGTGAACACAGCGACGTGGTCCGCAAGATTAAGGTTCCAATTCTGAGTAACGAGGAGTGCAAGAACACGAAGCACATACCGGGCGACATTGCAGACACGATGATGTGCGCTGGATACGACGCAGGGAAGATTGACTCTTGCGGG GGCGACAGTGGTGGTCCTCTGTTGCATGTGAGATCTGGAGGGAGCCAAATTGACATTGTTG GAGTCGTGTCCTGGGGAGAAGGCTGCGCCCGGGCGGGTTATCCTGGAGTCTACACCCGAATTCAGAGCTTCCGGAACTTCATAGATTCGAGGATATCATCCGGATGCTTTTGCCCTCCTTAA